One Lycium ferocissimum isolate CSIRO_LF1 unplaced genomic scaffold, AGI_CSIRO_Lferr_CH_V1 ctg215, whole genome shotgun sequence genomic window, TATGAATGCTGCATTGCCCCAATCACAGAAGTTTATCATACAGGTCTTGGACAATACACATCTCTTTGTACGATCGGATGTGGCCGGAATGATTCGTAGTGCTATTTCAGATTTTAGAGAGGCAAATACCTGTGAGAAACCTGCTTAGGCTGTTTGATAAAGTTAAGCCTTGTTGGACGTTTAGAGAGGCAAATACCTATGAGACTTGACCCATTGCCGTGTGCGCCTGTACCACCAATCTTTTGTGGAATTACTATGGTAAAAAGAAAGATATCGAGTGtcaagttattatttttttaaaatagcccCACATAGTCATTTGTGAAGTCTACGAAGTAATTAATAGATGGTATTCACAGTTCCAGCTTTGATAGAGTTCTAATTTATCTAATGTGCGATCAAATTCTATTCTGTCTGAACATTTATTGTACTGTTTCTGAACATGTTGCTATATTAGGAGTATCTTTGTATAGAAGAGAATATTCAGATTTTCTCTTATGTTTTATCTGTTGTAAAGCACAATGGACCAGGTGCAGGCGTGTAGCGACTTCTTTGAAGTTATTTTCCTTTACCTTTGTCTTCGAATGTTTGGAATTTTTGTATACAgaatgttttgtaaataaataaGAGGGCCATTTATTAGTTAAATCAAGGGGAAGTTAGCTAGGTAGTTGGAGGTAGCTATTAATTGGGAATTAGTTGCATCTCTTATTCATTGAAGAGTAATAAACTATCTCTTGTGGCGAACAAGTGGTGGATGTTATGTGGCCATATCACTGTAGCAAGTTCATTTgctcaaattttatttagcttaTAAATAGCCATGATTGTGTAGATGGAATTGGAAACATATACCCAGAAAAGAAAATTACTCCTTTTGCTCTCTCTGTGTGTCCCTTTCATTGCTTATTTAATTTCAATTGATGACTGGGGAATTTTTTTGGATATTCTTCGTTAAAATACAAAGTACATTATAAGAAATATTTCTGTTATTTGGTGATGAAAAAAACCAATATTAATACAACATCTGGAAGTACAAGATTAATTGAAGGCTCCGGAAAAGCTAATTTATTATTATCTGGAGAAACAAATTTGGCAATTAATGAAGCATTATATTGTAGTAAGTCTCAAAGACATTTGCCAAAATGGCTATGATATTGAGACTACAAATGATGAAAAGATTGAATATCTTTATATTATTACAATGATGTCAAGTAAGAAATATGTACTGGAAAAGTTACTTGCTCTTGCATCCGGCCTATACTACACAAATATTAGCACGGTTGAAACACGTGCCATGGTAAACCAAAAGTTTactaattcaaaatattttattatttggcATGACCGGTTGGGCAATCCCGGTTCTACTATGATGcacaaaataattgagaattaaTATGGGACTCTTTGAAAAACCAGAAGATTCTTCAATTTAGGGAATTCTCTTGTGTTGCATGTTCTCAAGGCAAATTGATTATTAGACCATCAGCAATTAAAGCCCTGGTTGAATCCCCTGCATTACTGGAACGTATACAGGGTGATATATGTGGCCCATTCACCCACCATGCGGaccatttaaatattatatggtTTTAATCGATGCATCTACAAGATGGTCACATGTGTTTTTATTATCAACTCGCAATTTGGCATTTGCGAGATTGCTTGCTCAAATAATAAGATTAAGAGCACAATTTCCAAATTATGCAATTAAGACAATTCGTCTTGATAATGCTAGTGAATTTACGTCTCAGGCCTTTAATGACTATTGTATATCAACTGGGATAACAATTGAGCATCCAGTTACTCGTGTTCATACTCAAAACGGTCTAGCAGAATTATTGATCAAACGTCTCCAATTAATTGCTAGACCAatgcttatgagaacaaaacTTCCCATTTCGGTATGGGGTCATTCTATTTTGCATGCAACAACACTTGTGCGGATAAGGCTCACAAGTTATCATAAAGTCTCCCATTACAATTGCCTTTTGGTCAGGAGCTGAATATTTCCCATCTTAGAATATTTGGATGTGTGGTATATGTTCCAATTGCTCCACCACAACGCACAAAGATGGGTCCCCAAAGAAGGTTGGGGATATATGTTGGGTATGAATTTCCTtctattataaaatatttggaACCTATGACTGGAAATTTATTTACGGTAAGATTTGCTAATTGCCATTTTGATGAATCAATATACCCAACATTAGGGGGAGAAAATAAGCAGTTGAAAGACGAGATAGATTGGAATGCATTATCACTATCTCATTTAGATCCTCGAACAAATCAATGTGAACAAGAGGTTCAAAAGATAATCTATTTGCAAAATATTGTAAATCAACTGCCAGATGCATTCACTGACCTATCAAGGATTACTAAATCTCATATTCCAGCTGCTAATGCTTCAATTCGAGTTGATGTCCCGGCAGGACAATCAATTAATGCAAATGAGTCTAAACCGTGCTTAAAACATGATAGATCAATCGGCTCCAAAGATAAAAATCCTCGAAACGTTAAAAAAGagcaaataataaaaatgataataatatggAGGCGGTTGCTCAAGAAGAGTTACAAGACATTACAATTGATAAAACCTCTAGAGATattcaggtacctgaaaataatgaaaatgaagagatctcaataagttatgtctcCTCGGGAAAAATATGAAGCCGAAATGATATAATTGTCAAATGTTTTTGCCTATTAATGTTGCTGATGAAATAATGCTACAAAATGAGAATCTTGAACCAAAAACTGTTGAGGAATATAGACAGAGAAATGATTGGCCAAAATGGAAAGAAGAAATTCAAGTTGAATTAGCTTTGCTTGGAAAACGCGAAGTTTTCGGACCTATAGTTTGAACACCTGAAGGTATAAAGCCAGTGGGGGTACAAATGGGTTTTTGTGCGAAAGCgaaatgaggaaaatgaattCGTAAGATATAAAGCATGACTTGTGGCACAAGGATTTTCGCAAAGACCTGACATTGATTATATGGAGACATATTCTCATGTGGTGGTGGATGCAATCACCTTCAAATATCTTATAAATTTGGCCGTTCATGAAAAACTTGATATGCATTTGATGGATATTTTCACGGCCTATATATATGGCTCACTGGACAATGATATTTTTACGAAAATCCCTGAAGCATATAAAGATTCCTAGGAAAGTTATTCAATAAAGCTTCAGAATTTTTTATACGGATTATAATAATCAGTGCACATGTGTTATAATCTCCTTAGCGAATACCTTGAAAGAAGAGTACAAAAATGATCCAATTTATCCTTTTGTCTTATCGGAATTTGTCATAATagttgtatatgttgatgaGTTGAATATCATTGAAACTCCTAAAGAGCTTCCAAAGGCAGTAGAATGTttgaaaaaagaatttgaaatgaaagaccttggaaaaacaaaattctttcttGGTCTACAAATGGAATATTTATCCATCAATCAACATatagtgaaaatattttaaagatattttacATGGACAAAGCACATCCATTGAGTACCCCAATGATTGTGAGGTCACTTGATATTAATAAAGATCTATTTCGACCTTATGAAAGTAATGAAGAACTTGTTGGTCTTTGAAATACCATATCTTAGTGCAGTTGGGGCATTGATATATCTTGCTAGTAATTCTCGACCAGATATATCTTTCGCTGTAAACTTATTCGCAAGATTTCGTTCTTCCCCAACACGAAGACACCGGAATGGTATGCATATATTCAGATACCTCCGAGGGACTATTGATGTGAGAATATTTTATTCAAATGAATCCAATTCACAACTAATTGGTTATGCAGATGCCGTTGTATTTGTATGATCCACATAAAGGTCGATCCCAGATAGGTTATTTGTTTACATGTGGAGGTATAGCTATACCATGGCGTTCAACAAAACAAACTATGATTGCTACTTCTTCATCATGCAGAGATAATAGCCATTCCTGAAGCAATTCGAAAATGCGTTTGGTTGAGATTAATAACTCAATATATTCAGGAAACACGTGGCCTTCCTTTGGAGAGGAATATTCCAATAACATTATACGAAGACAATGCTGCATGCATAGCTCAGCTAAGAGGAGGACACATTAAAGGAGACAACTCATGATCTTCAAAAGAAGGGTGATATAGATGTTCAACAAGTTCACTCAAGTGACAACTTAGCAGACATGTTCACTAAGGGATTGCCATCTTCAACATTTGAGAAGCTAATATACAAGATTAGAATACGCTATCTTCGAAACATTAAGTGATGTCTTCATCAGGGGGAGTACTCCTCACTAATGCGTTACTAGTAAAATACGCGTTGCactctttttttcaaaaccaagattttgtcccactgggttttACTGAAAAGGTTTTGAACGAGGCATCAAGCAATGCGTATTACGAATaactatatatacttttctttcACTAGAATTTTTAGTTTAcatggacatccaagggggagggTTGTGAACAAGTGGTGGATGTCATGTGGTCATATCTCAAAGCAAGTTCATTTGCTTAAGCTTTATTGGCTTATAAATAGCCATGATTGTGTAGATGGAAAAATACACTCAGAAAAGAAAATTACTCTgtttgctctctctctctctctctctctgtcccTTTCATTACTTATTTAATTTAGTACTCAGTTTTATTTAACCTTTGTCCCTCTTTCACGAACTTTTTTGGATTTCCATTACAGCTTATCTGTTAAGAAGTTATTTCTTAGCTTATACAGAATTATGCTTAGTCGATTAAGCACAAAACTTTGGTAACAGAGCCAGATGATTCTTGGATGGAAATGGAAATCATGGTTGCAGACATCCACATTTTGTTTCCATATTAGTTGGCTACTTAATTTGGATAAATTGAGCCActagtttcttcttcttcttcttccctttttttttttttttttttttatgtcttttttggGGCTGAGCGCCTTTACCCTTAGATTTTGTAGTATCAATGTTTGATTATAATTGCTCCTGTAAGATTAATATAGAACCAGAGTATCAACTTAAacagtcaaaccaaaaagaTGAGGTTCCCAGATTTGCTTAAGCCAAGCCTGGTGAATTAATTAACAAGATATATTTTGATGGCTTTGCCATGGATATTCTTTTGACTACTTCTGACGTCGTGCTCTACTTTATCTCATTCGCGTGATGATTGATACTTTAAGACCAAAAGGCTTTCATGTCGTTCGCAATAAATGACACTCTTTTCTTTCAAGTTCATTCCAAAAGATTTGACGctggtctttattttttaactacTTACTTTTAACATTCCATCTTTCCCTTAATGAAATACTCTGCGAGTAATGACATAACATCTTTTAAGACTGCAAAATACTAGTGATACGTTTAGCTTTTGCGTCAAAGATCGTCATATAAAGTATGACAAGGGAGTAGACTAGAGCGTCTCATCTGTAATCTCGTATGAGCACTTTTCCCTTGTATCTGCATTCTATAAATGTTTAATCTCAATACTTAGTATGATTAAGCGAAATTACTGGCCAAGATAACCGTGAGGGCAAAAATACCAGTTCCAAAGAGCCAACGCCGCCAAATATTAGTCACGAGGGCAACTGCAGCAGTTCACAT contains:
- the LOC132043156 gene encoding general transcription and DNA repair factor IIH subunit TFB5-like codes for the protein MVNAIKGLYISCDVPTAQFIINMNAALPQSQKFIIQVLDNTHLFVRSDVAGMIRSAISDFREANTCEKPA